From the Hemicordylus capensis ecotype Gifberg chromosome 1, rHemCap1.1.pri, whole genome shotgun sequence genome, the window TCACTGCCCAGTTGAGCTGATGCAGCCTGATATCCCACTGGCTTAATGAGGCAGGGCTGCctagattgtaaaccaccctgagccattttggaagggcggtatacaaatcaaatcaaataaataaaaataataaataaatagatgccgGAGAGAAGAGGCCTGCCTCTTTTTGCTGGAAATGGGAGAATTCTGCCTCGTAGAACAGCTGTGGCTGCACTAACTTGGAGAGTGGCTGGAACAAGCTGGGGTCAAGTGTCCAGCGCAGGTTGGTGGCGAGGTGGTAGACTGCTCCTGCACCTGCAGCCCCCAGACTTCTCCCCTCCTGGTCAATAGTAGTTATGTCCCTGTGGAAAAGGAAGGAGGGTAGAAAAAGACAATGGAGGGGGAAAGGTGGAAGGAGATATGTTTTGAGTTACAGTACTTCGTAAAGAGTGAGAGGAAATGAACCACATGAATATCTGGGTGTAGTTAATTCCAAAGGAAATGGACAAAGGCAGGAGGAAACAGCAAGTGTAATCCTTGGTCTAGCTGTGAGACCATATGAAGTACCTATCATGCAGGGAGGAATAGATAGACTACTATCTACTTAAAGGTGCAATAGACtgtgcaccttttaaaagcaagtaGTAAGAATCAAGATTAATAACAGTTATCCTCACTAGAACTTGAATGAGATCGGGAAAAGCTCACTTTGTAAGAATATTGAAAAGACCTTGACAGGAGTAGATGCTAAATTCCATCATCCTGATGAGCTTTGGAGAGATCTATGTTATGTCAATTGCCCTTGGAAAGTACAACCCACCCAATCATACACATGGGAAAAACTTTTACTGCAGTCTTGTCAAAGTCTGTGGTCAAGAATCTTTAAAACTCACCTACATACAATTCAGGCTATAAATTCCTTGCCTCTGGGATCTGATTCTCACATATTGGACTTAGCTGGTCTAATACAATGACTCCAAGAGCTTTGTGGCTTAGTCACTGGGTTTCCAGCCATGAGTTTCATTGAGAATGGGGCACAAAGATTAAGGGGGCTTCATTTCTGAGTGGGGGCTTGAAAGTGATGAACAAAATCTGACCAGGCACAGTTCTCTTGGTGGTTGCACTGCTCTTCTGTGcttctctgcttatgtctgaggTTTGttgttcccactcttaacatggtcaggagtctcatgggatcatgagctccccagtcacttagcaggcagtgggacagtcgCCCCCAGGTTCAACAGTTGCCAAgtgaattgaaaggggattagccttgaGCCTTTCCCTATATTTTGGGAATGTCTAAGTAGACTCCGGAGTTAACTTTCGGCTTAGTCTCCCCCATGAGAGCTCATGGTATGGTGGTTCCTATTTTATCACATATGTCTTGCCACTTACCTTTTGTTTTTTACTCCCTTGTGTCTCCTGCTTATCTAAATGTTTGCACTGCAGACTCTTCGGGGGTCTGTTTACTTTGTTTGTAAAGCACAATTTATATTTGGTAGCACAGTTCAAAATAATTGGTAGTAGATCAGCACCTCAGTTCGTCTTTCTAGGAAATTATGAAAGAAGGCATTTTTCATCATAATAGGTGGCCACGTTCCTGACCCATCTATTTCTATTTCATCTTCCAGGTTCTGTAATATGTCCAGGTGAGAAATAATTTGAGTGGCGCGCCCTCCTGGGAGACAGACCATCATCTGCAACAGGTCAAGCAGTTTGAGGTGGATCCTTTTGACTGGCTTATTGGTTTGTGACAAAAGCTACTTAGCTACTCTGTCTCAAATACCACTCTGGTTTGATCTGAGAGCAGGAATAGCTAGGCTTTGCTGTACCAGTGAGGACAATGGAGTCCAAAGGAAGTGCCCGAAGTGGAAACAAGCCTGATGCCAAGACCACCAGCTCAGGAAAGCCTGAAAAGCCTAACCCTGGGCCTGTTGCTCCTTCTGATAAGAAAGAACCCCTATCTAAGGAGCACCCGGGCCCGGCTGCCACTACTCCAGCAAAAAAGGTGGCAGCTTCAGCAAATGAGGCCGCACTGCTGAACAACCATAGCAACATGAAGCCTAGTCCTGCAGCGGCAGCAACAGAAGGTCCTGAAGCGACGGGTCTTTCTGGTGACTCGGAGCACAAAGGGAGCGATGGAGAGGAATCGCCAGGCAGCAGCCTCTTTGAGAACATGAAGCCGCTGATCATcgttggaggagcagcagcagtagctgtcATAGCTGTGATTGTGGGAGTGGCCATCCTAGCTCGGAAAAAATAAAAACCCGAGAAgcactggggagagagagagatcccctgGGCCTTGTACAGTACCTTTTTGAAATAAATGCATGCGGTAAACTCTATACATACCTATAAATATTCAGTATATGTAGAGAGAGCTAGGTAGGTAAAACTGCAACAGTGGCAACTATCTTATTCAAGACCAGTGTGCCAGCGTTGGCCTAGTGTGGGCACTCCATGCACTTGTGCTCTTTCATGTGATATAACTCAGCTTGCACCACTGTGTATAGTCAGCTTCTTCTGGTCAGTATAACCTATTGCTGTGTTTCCTTCCCATAGCCCCTtctcccacctttcctccagatGTTTAAATTTAACCCCAGTGTCCTATTCACACTCCTTTGCTTTATTATTTTGGGTCATGGTAGAGCAGATAAAAGGGAGGGTTTTCCATCAAGAGTCACCTGTTACCATCCTTATACAGTACCCCGGAATTGTGTGAGAATGTTCAAAGATGCATAAGGAGGCAGCTCCTTTCCTAATCCAAAGGGTTTATGGTCCCACTAGTAATCCTCTCTAGCTTCTTATAAAAAGCATCGACATGTACTTTCTGTCCCTTCATTCAAAATAAATAGCCTTGGCGCATTGTTGGGGGAGGAGGTGCACTGAGAAGTTCAAGAAGCAAACATGCCCTGCAGAAGTCTATATTGTAGGCTGAAGCCTATGGGACAATATATTGGGCTTGCCATCCCACCATGCAAAGTAGTCACATTCCTAGTAGGACTAACAATAGCCTAGCCACTGATTTGAGTAGCCTTTGGAACCGAGTACAGCATCAGGGTTGCATTTGACATGATGCAGAATGAAGCAACTGGTTTTGTGTTGACAAACTGCCCGTGTAGAATTTAGATATCCTTGATGGAGCTTTTTTCCCCTCCAGACATTTAAATCAGTGTAATTCAAAGCTTATGGAAGTTGGTAAGAGCACATCTATGGATATGgattttgctgctttttaaaaaacagaagattGCCCTATCACAGTGTGCTgtggaagggaaagaggaaaagaaGTAATTCTAGAAATAAACCACATGTGGGTTTGTTCTCTTTGCTACATTGCTCATTTCCTCCTTCTCTCAGTTTGTGGCCAACCAGCATCTAGGAATATTTGTGTATGGAGCATCCATCTCCAATGCAAGAGTTTTGACTGGATAGATGATCTTCAGCTCTCTGATAGTGCAACCTTAATACTATAGGTGCTAAATGAATGTTATAATCCCATTTATTTTGCTGGAAATCATGTAGAGAAATGGTGTAAACTTATGCATTGGcacttttaaaacatgttttgaacTGACCAATGTGTGagggcaactttggctctccagctgtttgggggatgcatcatcttcagccacaatggccaatcgtCAGGGATAATGGAAGCTGTAAttcaacatctgcagggcagAAGTTGGGCAGCCTTGGTCTAGGAAGAGAAGAAATTTCCTGTCTTTTGGGTTAGCTCTGCTTCACTGGTGGCTCTCCTGGAATGCTTAAATCtttgagaggggaaagaagcaaatgGGAGGCATCATTGTTTAACATTATCCACCAAAGATCTCCCCACAAACACTGGGACATTGGAGCATAGAGCTGTCTAGATATAAAATGACTGAGTGACCATTCTAAACAAGAAACTTCTTTTAGGGTGTGTATTTTTGCTAGGATTGCA encodes:
- the CEND1 gene encoding cell cycle exit and neuronal differentiation protein 1, whose protein sequence is MESKGSARSGNKPDAKTTSSGKPEKPNPGPVAPSDKKEPLSKEHPGPAATTPAKKVAASANEAALLNNHSNMKPSPAAAATEGPEATGLSGDSEHKGSDGEESPGSSLFENMKPLIIVGGAAAVAVIAVIVGVAILARKK